In Plasmodium vivax chromosome 14, whole genome shotgun sequence, the genomic window AATTTCGTGGTACTTGCTGGAGGGTATAAGGTTGTGGGGCATGGCGAACGAGGGGGAGCTCATCTTGGCGGGTGGTTAGGCGGAGAGTTGGCGGCGGAAGGCGGTAGGACTGCAGCGGGATAGAAGCGACTACACCTGCTGGAAGCCAAATAGTTCTTTCCTCCTCTCGCTGACGCACTGACTGCGCTGACTGCAAATACTTGCTAGCTGATCAGCGACTCTTAAAAATACTTTTGCACAGCGGGCAGACAATCATGGGCGGCGAATTAATTAAAGGGAAAATGCTGAGCGCAATTTTCCCATACAACAAAAAGTAGGTTTGTGTGTGCGGCGAAAATGTTCACTCatgaaaagggaaggaagaaatggaGAATCGCGATCGATAGCCGCGTCAGCTAAGGGGCACGATTCGAAGGACGTGGTGAAGACGGAGGTACACACTTGGACAAAAATTACAACGAAGACAAATATAAAGCTACTTAAACGAAACAATGAAGGGGGGGATGATAAATGAACGTGCTTCTTGCACGTGATGGAAAATTATATctgtgtaaaaataaaaacaatgaCTTGGCAGTGTCCATGTCGGTGTGATGAATTTATaagttaaataattaaaatcaaaactcttttttttttttttttttttttttttcctttttgttctttacaTCCTCACATGatgaaaaatgttattcaaatttgttaaaataaaaaggagaaagggtaagcggcaaaaaggaagcaacgtgaaaaaaaaaaaggagggaaaatcATAAAACTCACACTGCGCGTTTCACAATGGTATAATTAATCGATAGAGGAAGTAACACAAAGCTgcaaggaaaacaaaaaaaaagcattcgCCCTGCACGTTTACAATGTAGATTTGTGCTGTtatagaaattttaaaatgacaaTTTTAAACCACATGGTGAAAGcgtaaattttaataaagttGGGCGTTTGCTGGTGTGAAATGTACACAcgttttttgcctttttttttgctttttttttttgcttttttttttgctttttttttccagccaTTTAAGTGTGGCATTTTTGCGAACTATGCCAACattgttaaaatatatatacatatgtggtGCAAATATTTgcgaaaaattaaacaacCGGCATGCTTcaatttttccgtttttcaCTTTACTGAACATGCTAAAAAGGCAACGTGGTTCAAAATAGACATGTCTTTAGAAATAATTGCCACAATTTTTCGGCACCATTTGTGTGCGAATGTCTTGCTGCCGTGGGGGTTCCCTTGGCCTAGTTCCGCAAAGTTGGGAAGATTTTCCAAAAAGTGGGGTTTCCCCCCAATTGAGATTTCGCCACAATTCTGCAAAATTTCGCTTTCCTCGGGTCGCTTCACCCGTTTAATGTTTCTCAATACCGTTGCGTTTactggaatttttttttttttttttttttttttttgttcccctcaGCGAAGCGCCGTAAGAGAAAAGCTAATTGCACTTTTCGTTCTACGCCCATGCTGGCATGGTGACGTGATTCCCAATCGTGAGCGCTTCTGGCGGAAGAGGGAAGCCTCGCAAAGCTTCGAATTTTTTGCGAATTGTTCAAATGTGTAGTTCCCAGGTGATGTAGTGTGTACACCTTTTTACGCCTCTattgtgttaattttttctttaaaatgttgTGCATAAATTGGCGTAAAAATGGATCATAATAAttgcgtgtttttttttttttttttttccccacccaGGTGTTGCCCATTCGTTGACACACGTTACGTTCGTGTCTATGAAAGAACTTTTTATTCACAAATAGataaatctttaaaaaaaaataaaatttgaatttAACACAATTTTcgttccccatttggtgaggAAGAACTCCGTTTTGTCGTCCAAAAAggtaacagaaaaaaaagttgcgcTTTATTCGAGAGGTCAACTGCTCAGCTGCTGAACGGTACacttttatgtaaatattttccccctttagtCATATCACAGCGCGTGGAAGTAGCCGTGTTTGATTCATCAAActgtttgtaaaattttccccaaatggtgTCCTCTCCCCCTCTACACATAGTACGTACATGTGTGCGTAACACagtacatatttttgctgATAGtggtgcccatttttgcccaCTTATGCcattttcccaatttggaaaaaaaaaaaaaaaaatgtttggcACACCCAAAGGGGTGTATACATGTGTCTACGCAAAATTGAAGTTTGTCACTCCACCCCACAGTTGCTACGGCGTACTCTTTAAAAGTGCTTCCCTTGCCCTGTCAAATATGCCCACTTCTACACCAGCAAATGTGATGAAGAACGCCGGTAATGTCTACACCTTATCGTGGCCACCTTTCACCGCATGTGCAACAGCTGGTGAGAGAAAAAGCGGCGCGCTTAGCtcattcttcattttggcgaAAACCTctaaatgttaaaatttaaaagcaTTAATTAGAcaaagttaattttttatcatattaattttttttaatgaaaaaaaaaaaaacaattatatgaaatgtgttttttctgtttgaacgtaaaaaatatatacatagcAGGAATGCATAGCGGGTATACATAATAGGCACGCACAGCTGGTGCACACAACGGTGCCCATGGCGGGCGCACATAACAGCTACGCATAGCGGCTACGCACAACAAATGCACATatagaggggggggggggtacaCACTACTTCTGTTCAAAGgagaataatttaaatgaacATATACAACTTtggtgttttaaaaaaaaaggttttttttttttttttttttaattatgcaaATTTGTTGGTGAGACAACGGGTGCGTCAAGCAAACTcgtgttttctttttgttgTGCCAGCCGGATGGTTGGTCATACGCTGTGTGTTACTATGTTGTGTTGGATGGGATTTCTTCGCCGCAAACGGGTTAACCGCTATAGCACGCGGATGTTCTACGCTTCTCTACGTTGCTCTGCGCTCCCCTATCCATCATCCGAATCCTCGTTCGAGTCATCGTCGGGCACGTAATTTTCGTGGTCCCTGGACACGGTTCGCTGGGATGGGGGCGGCTGCTCGCCTCCGCCGGCGCCGCCGTCGTTACTATTACTATTGTTATTGCTATTGCTATTGCTGTTACTGTTGTTTTGGTCGCCACTGTTATTATGGCCGCCGCTACTGTTATGACCGCCACTACTGTTAGCATTGGTGCCGCTTCCCGCGTTGCTCGCTTGGTTATGCTGGCTGTTGCTACGCGCCGCGGAGGCGGTGCTGCCTCGCGCGGAGCTGTTCCTTTTATTGGGGTCGCCACTGGCGCGGGCCTCCACTTCATCATCGCTGTCGTCTCTCCTGCCGATATCCCCAATCATTTGTTGGAAGAGGGTTGGCTCATTGTCCAACTCAATATCCTCCGGGTGCACGAAAATTTCTCTCTTTATCTCCGTTTGCGAGTAGGCTCTGAATGGCAAGTCCAGTTTCTTATCACATCCGAAGTAGCAGTCACTGAGGATGTAGATGGACACACACAAATTACCAACTCTGTCTACCATAAATTGTAGCTTTTCTTCAATTCTTttctcacaattttttacatgtacatattttagTATACGATCATCTCCCTTGTAGGTAGCCACAATCCAccattcttcaaatttgggtTGAGGAAAGTAAGGCGCATGGATATACCCAGCGGCTTCATTTTCATGTAAATTGGTTCTATCAATATGTATGTAGATCGAAGCCACGTCCCCCTTCACAATATGAGTTTCATCCTCCACCACAATTTCTGCAGTCATCTTAATATCTGGAACAATGTTGCAAAATGATTTGACGTCCAGAATTTGCTCATCGGTCATTTCACTTAACCCCTTTCTGGACTCATGGCTTTGATGCACAAAATCTAGGATGTCCTTCACAGCGAATTTTCCCTTATGGACATGTTTAATTATACTTTCAGTAAAATGGGGAATTTGCAGCAAACTTGAACTTCTAATGTCAAAGGCTTGTATGAGACATCTTCTAAATGTTAAGGCCGCCTGCGCTGTTAAAAACCAATCCCTTAAAATGCTAATTTCTATCATACTATGCGTTATGAGTAGAGAGaattgaagaattttttccaaatcttctttcatttcttctGATAATAAATCGTACCTTCTTTGCATATGGGCTAATattaagaaataatttttcgttATTACGGGTACTTTGAAGGTTCTCTTTTTAGGTTCCACTAATTCGTCTATCATTCTCTTCACATACTCTTCATCCTCCGCTCGAAATTCGATATCTCTGCTCTCCGCCGTAGCTGCCAGCATTTCTGGGTATGCCTTAGCTCtgctattttcatttatagtGTACGTCAAATATTGCAGAGTTTCAATTTTGACCCCATTGGGCCCATACTGTTTTTGTCTTTGgtagtatataataaatatggcCGGAATGAACACAAgaaatattaagaaaaaaatggatagtATTAATAACTGATATTTTTCATCTATCAAAAGTTTGGGTAGACCAATTCCTACCTTCATCATACCAGGTCCATCTGGATTTCCATACTTTTCATAATTCTCCTTTGATATTTCATCCGTCAATGCTTGATACGCCTTcgttattaaaataaattttgccgCTGCTGACGTATCATTTGGATTTTTATCTGGATGGTATTTCAATGATTTAAGTCTATacgcctttttaatttctcccACTGTTGCACCTGTATGAACTTCTAATATTTCGAATGGGTCAAATGTCTGCATAGGCTTCGTACTCAGCATCTGCTGCACCAGGATGAAGAGCAATCCCCAAAATAGGACCAACAGGAAAAATTGTATTATTCTTCTATATCCCAACTTTTCCCATAGTGTGGTGCTTTTATTTCTCCTCTCTTGCTTTCCCTTACATAGTGCACACGCACAGGACCGGTACACACTGTTGTGCTTGgacctttttaaattgcgaCTATCATtgttgaaaattttgttaaatagaGATTTGATGtaaatgtatgtacatggaattaacacacaaattaaaacagttcccgcgaaaaaaataaatgcagaGTCATCATAGCTTAATAATGGCTCTTTTTTACTATCCTTCGTGAAGGTATCGCGAAACTGTGACATTCTTATTTACGCAAGTTGCAACAATGTTCTGGGGGTCTATACAGGcctgtacgtacgtacgagCGTGCGTGTGGTTGGGGACGCGGAATAGCTTGGTATATGTACGAAAGGGCATTTATATTTGTACATAGGGACGTTCACATGTGCGCGCTGGTTTTCAGAAGTACGAAATGACACTCACGCGTACGTAGGGGCACTCACGTGTACGTAGGGGTACTCACATGTACGCCTAGGCATATGTGCGCATAAGCACATATATACGATGCAAtgacacacacaaaaaaaaaaaaaagagaacgaaggggggcaaaacaGAAGAAATGTACTATTTTGATATGCTGTGCTATACGTGtaaagggataaaaaaaaaaaaataaaacaatgaCAAAGAAAAGTTATGCTAAAAACTAtcaaaaataaggaaaaaaaaaaaataaatgatttatttagcaaacatttttaagaatgGTGAAAGGAAAGAATTGTAAAAAGGTTAACATTGCTATATTGAACGAAGTTACAAACCATGTAATGTGATGTAATGCAATTGTAATTGTAATTGTGATTGTGATtgcaattgttttttttttttttttttgcctcactatgatgtgaaaaaattattaactgAAGCCAAGATTGATTAACACCTTCCTTTtgccctttaaaaaaaaaaaatttaaataaccaacttattttttgtacTACCACGTGGGCTTCGCCTTCCTCATTACTGTTTTAAAGCTTACGCAGAATTGTTaagcgaattttttttttttacaggtGAACAAAATATACACTTATGCGCCTTTGAACGTTTATGCGCCTATCCGGTCATGCATTTTGgccctttttaaatacatttaaaaaaattaacttggGCTTATATACCCTTTTTTCaaacaattaaaaatcgAACCATTATATGGTAAACAAATCaccattttataaatttttcgtGTCACACAAACAAATCTTCATCATCGTTTCGGAGGAATTCCTTTGTTTGCTTAAATGGGGGAGGAGCTAATTTACCTTCCCGTTAATGTGTCGCACAGTGTAATCCCAGTGATTGGGCTATTacttttaaatgaataaaaccTACCTACCTTTGCACAGCACGGATATACACTGCCAGGGAGAcctgtttttatttgcattattgAAAATGCGCCAAATTtggtatgtaaaaattttatctaCGAACAGCTAACATGTCAGAAAACTGTTC contains:
- a CDS encoding translocation protein SEC63, putative (encoded by transcript PVX_122755A); protein product: MSQFRDTFTKDSKKEPLLSYDDSAFIFFAGTVLICVLIPCTYIYIKSLFNKIFNNDSRNLKRSKHNSVYRSCACALCKGKQERRNKSTTLWEKLGYRRIIQFFLLVLFWGLLFILVQQMLSTKPMQTFDPFEILEVHTGATVGEIKKAYRLKSLKYHPDKNPNDTSAAAKFILITKAYQALTDEISKENYEKYGNPDGPGMMKVGIGLPKLLIDEKYQLLILSIFFLIFLVFIPAIFIIYYQRQKQYGPNGVKIETLQYLTYTINENSRAKAYPEMLAATAESRDIEFRAEDEEYVKRMIDELVEPKKRTFKVPVITKNYFLILAHMQRRYDLLSEEMKEDLEKILQFSLLITHSMIEISILRDWFLTAQAALTFRRCLIQAFDIRSSSLLQIPHFTESIIKHVHKGKFAVKDILDFVHQSHESRKGLSEMTDEQILDVKSFCNIVPDIKMTAEIVVEDETHIVKGDVASIYIHIDRTNLHENEAAGYIHAPYFPQPKFEEWWIVATYKGDDRILKYVHVKNCEKRIEEKLQFMVDRVGNLCVSIYILSDCYFGCDKKLDLPFRAYSQTEIKREIFVHPEDIELDNEPTLFQQMIGDIGRRDDSDDEVEARASGDPNKRNSSARGSTASAARSNSQHNQASNAGSGTNANSSGGHNSSGGHNNSGDQNNSNSNSNSNNNSNSNDGGAGGGEQPPPSQRTVSRDHENYVPDDDSNEDSDDG